Proteins found in one Dermacentor silvarum isolate Dsil-2018 chromosome 8, BIME_Dsil_1.4, whole genome shotgun sequence genomic segment:
- the LOC119462215 gene encoding protein eva-1, with translation MAALLSGTLKTFQKFACDGQELQLRCFRNTSISISVAQYGRSVPYHMLCPPPSQEEEGAENARPAQEYNGSVECIAKEALKVVEAACREKRECMVRTDVKSFMVDPCPGVYKYAEVAYKCRPTTFSNRIVCENAVLNLRCQKNLRIVVYSANFGGTEKGVPECPQRQDVKLSVCQVSYATETVLTSCHGRRKCTVAADMGTFGNPGCHRDSRLFLKVVYTCAPKEILKDLDIGGTDSPKDRMDEEEEGYVEEARYQPSTFSPDGGPYAPAESLPAVPMDRNLIPEPVNKKIDLLRDRTAEDDKHVNCTLSGSGHRAIGFVTEWVAAYKFVRANKEKFILYVLLSLGCGIVAFLVVLSARLYVQRRRDKRQDEVKCSEPLSSSFDECDGGGRADPVDASGSATRHAHTIEVVRYANRSGISRHDSDTYPRAPVSRSTNNYYYS, from the exons CCCTGCTGTCGGGCACACTGAAGACGTTTCAGAAGTTCGCCTGTGACGGCCAGGAGCTGCAGCTGCGCTGTTTTCGCAACACTAGCATCTCCATCTCAGTGGCCCAGTACGGGCGCTCTGTGCCCTACCACATGCTTTGCCCGCCGCCATCGCAAGAGGAAGAGGGCGCTGAGAACGCCAGACCGGCGCAAGAGTACAACGGCAGCGTCGAGTGCATCGCCAAGGAAGCGCTCAAG GTGGTGGAGGCAGCATGCCGAGAGAAGCGAGAATGCATGGTGAGGACTGACGTCAAGTCATTCATGGTGGACCCTTGCCCGGGCGTGTACAAGTACGCCGAGGTCGCCTACAAGTGCCGCCCCA CCACGTTCTCCAACCGCATCGTGTGCGAGAATGCCGTGCTCAACCTGCGCTGCCAGAAGAACCTGCGCATCGTGGTCTACTCGGCCAACTTCGGCGGCACCGAGAAAGGCGTGCCCGAGTGCCCGCAGAGGCAGGACGTCAAGCTGTCCG TTTGCCAGGTGAGTTACGCTACTGAGACGGTGCTGACATCGTGCCACGGTCGTCGCAAGTGCACCGTAGCCGCCGACATGGGCACCTTTGGCAACCCCGGCTGCCACCGTGACTCGCGGCTCTTCCTCAAGGTTGTCTACACCTGCG CGCCCAAGGAGATCCTCAAGGACCTCGACATAGGCGGCACCGACTCGCCCAAGGACAGAATGGACGAGGAGGAGGAAGGATACGTGGAAGAGGCGCGCTACCAGCCATCCACCTTCAGTCCTGATGGGGGTCCGTATGCACCGGCCGAGTCGCTGCCTG CCGTGCCGATGGATCGAAATCTGATACCAGAGCCAGTGAACAAAAAGATCGACCTGCTGCGAGATAGGACCGCAGAAGACGACAAACACGTCAATTGCACCTTGAGTGGAAGCGGCCACCGAGCCATTGGCTTCGTCACCGAATGGGTCGCGGCCTACAAGTTTGTAAGAG CGAACAAAGAGAAGTTCATCCTGTACGTGCTGCTGAGCCTGGGCTGCGGCATCGTCGCCTTCCTGGTTGTGCTGTCGGCTCGCCTCTACGTGCAGCGGCGCCGCGACAAGCGTCAGGACGAGGTCAAGTGCTCCGAGCCGTTGTCGAGCTCGTTCGACGAGTGCGACGGCGGAGGTAGAGCGGATCCAGTGGACGCTTCCGGCTCGGCAACCAGGCACGCGCACACGATTGAAGTCGTGCGCTACGCCAACAGATCGGGCATAAGCCGCCACGACAGCGACACCTACCCGCGGGCACCCGTGTCGCGATCGACGAACAACTACTACTACAGCTAG